A portion of the Vicinamibacteria bacterium genome contains these proteins:
- a CDS encoding VTT domain-containing protein, which translates to MAGVSPTGPLAFLLHHPLAVLSAAVLADQLGLPLPTGPLLLAAGALAGQGRLDIASALSVCVVASVLGELAWYEAGRRRGSSILSLLCRISLEPDSCVRRTEDVFIRHGARTLLVAKFVPGLATVAPPLAGVIGMRLSRFVPWAGAGALIWAATYFFLGFIFSDQLEDVARHAATLGAFFVAAFVAWLAWKYAQRQRFLRDLRMARISPQDLHLKLGAGEEIVVVDLRGALDFAADPSVIPGALRVSAEELAERHDLIPRDREIVLYCT; encoded by the coding sequence TTGGCTGGAGTCTCCCCCACGGGCCCGCTCGCCTTCCTCCTCCACCACCCCCTGGCCGTGCTCTCGGCGGCGGTGTTGGCGGACCAGCTCGGCCTGCCCCTCCCCACGGGGCCGCTCCTCCTTGCCGCAGGGGCGCTCGCGGGGCAGGGCCGACTGGACATCGCTTCCGCGCTGAGCGTCTGCGTCGTCGCCTCCGTGCTCGGCGAGCTCGCTTGGTACGAGGCAGGGCGCCGCCGGGGGAGCTCGATTCTCAGCCTGCTCTGCCGCATCTCCTTGGAGCCCGACTCTTGCGTGCGCCGGACGGAGGATGTTTTCATCCGCCACGGCGCGCGCACCCTGCTCGTGGCCAAGTTCGTTCCCGGCCTCGCCACCGTGGCCCCGCCCCTCGCCGGCGTCATCGGCATGCGCCTTTCCCGATTCGTCCCCTGGGCGGGGGCGGGAGCCCTGATCTGGGCCGCGACCTACTTCTTCCTCGGCTTCATCTTCAGCGACCAGCTGGAGGATGTGGCTCGGCACGCGGCCACCCTGGGCGCCTTCTTCGTCGCCGCTTTCGTCGCGTGGCTGGCCTGGAAGTACGCCCAGCGGCAGCGCTTCCTCCGCGACCTGCGGATGGCCCGCATCAGCCCCCAGGATCTCCACCTCAAGCTGGGTGCGGGGGAGGAGATCGTGGTCGTGGACCTGCGGGGCGCCCTCGACTTCGCGGCCGACCCGAGTGTGATCCCGGGGGCGCTGCGGGTGTCCGCGGAGGAGCTCGCGGAGCGGCACGACTTGATCCCCCGCGACCGGGAGATCGTCCTCTACTGCACGTGA